From Thermoplasmata archaeon:
TGCCGCTGCAGCTTCGCATACTCCATGCCCAGGACGTAGTACCCCACAGGGTCCTCGGGCTCGGCCCGGATGCCCTCCTTCAGGACGTTGATCCGCTCCTCCGAGGAGGCCATGGCGTTCGTGGAGCCCAAGGCCGGCCGAGGTCAAGAAACCTCCCATGCACGGTGCGCCGTGGCTCGCGATGTCAGCGCCGTTTCCGGGCGAGCTCGTGGAGAGCCCGGAGGAACGTGGACGCGTCAGACCGGGTGTTGTAGTGGACGAACGTCGCACGCAGCGCGGTCTCCAGACCGTAGAGGCGCGGGACCCTGGAGAAGTAGTCTTCCGCACCCACCGCGAGACCATACGTCTCGTACAGGATGCGCGACAGCTCGGAATCCGGGTAGCCCTGAAGCTTGAGCGTGAAGGTAGGGTCCCGTCCGATCCCCGCGGGGATCTTCTTGGGGCCGTAGAGGGTCAACCCCGGAACTTCCAGGATCCCGGGCACCTGGCCGTCTCCTTCGAGAACGAGGCGACTCAGGCTGACCTCATAGTCCTCGATGGCCTGCATGCCCTTCCGCAGCCGGGCCTGCCGCTGCGCGCCAGGCTTCGCCGCGGACTTCGCACCCGGCGCACTCAGGCTCGCCAGGTAATCGATGGCGCCCGTGATCGCGGCGAACAGGGCCTGATCCCGCGTGCCCCACTCCCACTTCTCGGGACCGTGCTGCGGCGAGGGATCCACCTTGTACGGCCACAGGCCCTCGACGAGGTCGGGCCGCAGGTACAGAAAGCTGCCGTGGCGTGAGAACAGCTTGTAGCCCGAGAACACGAGGGCGTCCGCGCCGGCTGCCCGAACATCCGTGGGCCCGTGGCACACGTGGTGCACCGCGTCGACGATGAGGAGTGCCCCCACCTCGTGCGCGATCCGCGCGAGCTCGGTGAGCGGGGAGCGGGTGCCCAGGAAGTTCGAGGCCGCTGAGACGGCGACCACCTTCGTGTTCCGGTCGACGCGCGCGGCCAGGTCGTCCACATCCAGGAGGAAGGTCTCCGCGTCGAAGTCGGCGAACCGCACCTCACGAATCCTGCCCGTCCGCGCGAGCTCCTCCCAAGGGCTCACGTTCGCGAAATGCTCGTACGCGGTCATCACGACGTTCTCCGACCCCGTGCACGTCCGACCGAGCGCGTAGCTCAGGGAGAACAGGAGGCTCGTCGCCGATTCTCCCGACACAATGGTTTCGGGCTCCCCCGCGTTCAGGAAATCGGACACGGCTTCGCGTCCCGCGAGGATCGTCGCCTCGGCGCCCTGGGACTCGGGGAACACGTTGCCCGTATTCGCGCTCCAGTCCATGCGTGCCCGGGACTCCCGCTCCGCGGCCGCCCGGACGACGAGCGTGCCTGCGCCGTTGTCGAGGAAAGCGCGGCGGCGCCCCGCGGGATCCGCCGCGACGGAAGGGAACTGGCGGCGGACCCACGCGACCCGGGAGGAATCCCAGACCATGCCCGGCGGTAACCCGGGCCGGTTGATAAGGCCCCATGGCGACCCCGAGTAACCTGATAAGGGATGCCGCGCCTCTCGTGAGCGTGCGCCGCGATGTCCGCAAGGCATTCACGGAGCGGGTCAAGGAGATCGACCCAATATTCAAGGCGGGGGACCTGGACCGATTCTGGCCCGCCCTCCGCGAACTCGTCGCTCTGGCTCCCGAGCGGCGCGACCTGTCCATGAAGAAGTCGCACTACCTCGCGAGCCTGGCGGCGCGCTCCCTGATTCGCGAGGACTCGAAGACCGCGTTGGAATTCCTGGAACTCGCGGACCGAGAGATCGACCCCGAGCACCTCACGCCGTTCCTCCGCCGCGAACGGGAGGACTTCCGTGCGGAAGCGGAACTCGCCCTGTCCATCGGCAAGCTTCTGGCCGAGCACCGGAGGCCGACGAAGCCGTAGACGGGCCAGCGATGCCGAGCCCGCGCGAGAGCCAGACCCCTCAGGCGCAGAATCCCGCATACGCGGTGGGATAGAACTGGATCAGGTCGAGGTTCAGCTGGTTCACGTTGACGTAGTCCGGGGCGAGGTAGCCGAGATTCGTAGCCTGGTTCGCCTGGATGTTCTTCCAAATCAGGTAGTCGAGGCTTGAGGCCGAGATGTTCGTCGCGTTGCTGATTCTCGGCACCTGCGCGTACGCCTCAGCCGGCGCGATGTCCGGGTCGAGGCCGCTCGCGCTCGCGGTGGCGTTGCGCGGCCAGAACAGCTTCGGAGAGGACACGTTCTGGGCGATGAGCGCGGAGCCCACCGAGTGGCCATCGCACACCATCTGGGTTCCATTCGCCTGGCTCGGGAACAGGAACTGGCCGATGCCCGTCATGAAGAACGGGTACGCGACCATGGTGATCAGGAGGAGCACGACGAAGGTCCGAAGCAGGGGACTCGCGGCCTTGATCGGAGAGGGAACGCTGGCCATAGCATCACCGGATGAAGAGAGCGAGCACGATGTCAATCCCCTTGATCGCGACGAACGGGAGAATCGCCCCGCCCACTCCGTAGATCGCCATGTTCCGGACGAACGTCTTCTCCGTGGCCTCGGCACGGAAGCGGACGCCCTTGAGGGAGAGCGGGATCAGGATCGGGATGATGATCGCGTTGAAGATCATCGTGGCGAGGATGGCCGTGACGGGGCTGTGCAGCTGCATCACGTTGAGGAGATGCGCCGTCCAGTTCCCCGGGAGTATCGCGGGGAAGAGCGTGAAGTACTTCGCGATGTCGTTCGTCACGCTGAAGGTCGTGATCGCGCCGCGGGTCATCAGGAGCTGCTTGCCCACCTCCACGACCTTGAGGATCTTGGAGGGGTCGGAGTCCAGGTCGACCATGTTCGCGGCTTCACGAGCCGCAGCCGTGCCGCTGTTCATCGCGATGCCGACATCCGCCTTGGCGAGGGCGGGGGCGTCGTTCGTGCCGTCCCCTTCCACCCCGACGATGTGCCGCAGCTTCTGCTCCGCCTCGACCTTGACGAGCTTGTCCGCCGGCTTGGCCTGAGCCATGACCTCGTCGATGTTGGCCTCCTTGGCGATGACCTTCGCGGTCACCTCGTTGTCGCCCGTGACCATGACGGTCTTGATTCCCGTGGCGCGGACCGCATCAAGCTTCTTTCGGATGTCCGGCTTGAGGTTGTCGCGGAGGTTCACAAGCCCCACGACGCGGCGGTCAACCGTGATCGCCATGGGGGTCCCGCCCGTGAGGGAGATCTCCTGCGCCTTCCAGCGGAGCTCCGCCTCGTTGACCTCGGGCCCCGTCGCCAGGATGGCGTCCACGGCTCCCTTGATGATCCGCGCGGGCTGGGCCGTGCCCTCGAGGCGGACGAGCTCGGCCCAGACCTTGCTCGAGGCAACCTCGGGAGAGGGCTTTGGAAGTCCTCCGGCAGGCAAGATGGCCTCCGGCTTGGGGACGAAGAGCTCGATGCCGCTGACCCGGGTCTCCGCGCTGAACTCGATCGCACGGCCCGAGAGCACGCGGGCCGTGATCGGAAGGACCCACCCGTTCTTCTTGGCGACCTCGACGGCCGAGCGTCCCTCCGGGGTCTGGTCGTAGATGGAAGCAAG
This genomic window contains:
- a CDS encoding aminotransferase class V-fold PLP-dependent enzyme, producing MVWDSSRVAWVRRQFPSVAADPAGRRRAFLDNGAGTLVVRAAAERESRARMDWSANTGNVFPESQGAEATILAGREAVSDFLNAGEPETIVSGESATSLLFSLSYALGRTCTGSENVVMTAYEHFANVSPWEELARTGRIREVRFADFDAETFLLDVDDLAARVDRNTKVVAVSAASNFLGTRSPLTELARIAHEVGALLIVDAVHHVCHGPTDVRAAGADALVFSGYKLFSRHGSFLYLRPDLVEGLWPYKVDPSPQHGPEKWEWGTRDQALFAAITGAIDYLASLSAPGAKSAAKPGAQRQARLRKGMQAIEDYEVSLSRLVLEGDGQVPGILEVPGLTLYGPKKIPAGIGRDPTFTLKLQGYPDSELSRILYETYGLAVGAEDYFSRVPRLYGLETALRATFVHYNTRSDASTFLRALHELARKRR
- a CDS encoding potassium-transporting ATPase subunit C — encoded protein: MASVPSPIKAASPLLRTFVVLLLITMVAYPFFMTGIGQFLFPSQANGTQMVCDGHSVGSALIAQNVSSPKLFWPRNATASASGLDPDIAPAEAYAQVPRISNATNISASSLDYLIWKNIQANQATNLGYLAPDYVNVNQLNLDLIQFYPTAYAGFCA
- a CDS encoding HAD-IC family P-type ATPase, translating into MAQQTKHGHVGSGADYARAVRNSITKLNPVYLARDNLVMFIVEVGFVIVLVMGILPSAFGGLVNQQPWFYFAIAGILLVTVWFSTLSEALSEAQGRARVDFLRSLEKDVQARRIVDGNESVVPSRSLLPGDLVRVSKGETIPRDGVIKEGKAYIDESMMTGESVPAFKETGNHVIGGTKVATDSILVTIVAEAGKSYLDEMIALVENAKRPKSPNEISLTVLLIGLTAIFILVVGTFLFLAQDVGTTMDLAILISLLVALMPTTIGGLLPAIGVAGITRVGKANVVAKSGKAVEAAGDVDTLILDKTGTITEGQRSVKEFVPVEGFTVEEVGQAAYLASIYDQTPEGRSAVEVAKKNGWVLPITARVLSGRAIEFSAETRVSGIELFVPKPEAILPAGGLPKPSPEVASSKVWAELVRLEGTAQPARIIKGAVDAILATGPEVNEAELRWKAQEISLTGGTPMAITVDRRVVGLVNLRDNLKPDIRKKLDAVRATGIKTVMVTGDNEVTAKVIAKEANIDEVMAQAKPADKLVKVEAEQKLRHIVGVEGDGTNDAPALAKADVGIAMNSGTAAAREAANMVDLDSDPSKILKVVEVGKQLLMTRGAITTFSVTNDIAKYFTLFPAILPGNWTAHLLNVMQLHSPVTAILATMIFNAIIIPILIPLSLKGVRFRAEATEKTFVRNMAIYGVGGAILPFVAIKGIDIVLALFIR